The Streptomyces laurentii region CGTGGCGCGGCGACAGCGCCGACCGCAGGGCGCGGGCGATCCCGGCCCGCAGGGCGTCGTCCAGCTCGGCGGGCCCGGCGACGAAGAGCAGCAGCTCCCCGTTGCCGCCCTCGGGGTCCTCGATATGGACGACCAGGCTGTCCTCGATCCCCGGCAGGTCCTCGACGACGGCGTAGAACTCGGCGGTGCCGAGCCGGACCCCGCCCCGGTTGAGGGTGGCGTCGGAGCGTCCGGCGACGATGCAGTGGCCCTCGGGCGCGAAGCGCACCCAGTCGCCGTGCCGCCACACGCCCGGGTACTCCTCGAAGTACGCGGCCCGGTAGCGGGAGCCGTCCGTGTCGCCCCAGAAGCCGACCGGCATCGACGGCATCGGCTCGGTGATGACGAGCTCGCCCAACTCGCCGACGACCCGCTCGCCCGCGCTGTCGTAGGCGTACGCGGCGACGCCGAGGCAGGGGCCGGAGATCTCCCCGGCGCGCACCGTCTGGAGCGGGCTGCCCTGGAGGATGCCGGTGCAGACGTCGGTGCCGCCGCAGCCGACGTTCAGCAGGACCTGCTCGCCGAACTGCTCGGCCACCCAGCGGAATCCGTCGGCGGCGAGCGGGCTGCCCGCCGCGCCGAGCTGTCGCAGCCGGGACAGGTCGAACTCCTCGGCGGGCCGGATCCCGGCCTTGCGGCAGGCCATCAGGTAGCCGGGGCTGACGCCCATCAGCGTGGTGCCGGTCTCCTCGGCGATCCGCCACTGCTCCCGCAGGTCGGGGTGGACCGGGTTGCCGTCGATCATGACGATCGAGGCGCGCACGAGCAGCGCCGAGACCAGGGTGTTCCACAGCATCCAGGCGGTGGTGCTGAACCAGAGCATCCGGTCGCCCGGCTTCAGGTCCCAGCTCAGCGCGTTGTTCTTCAGGTGCTCCAGCAGGATCCCGCCGTGCCGGTGGACGATTGCCTTGGGGATGCCGGTGGTGCCGGAGGAGAAGAGCACGAACAGCGGGTGGTCGAACGGCACCGGCTCGAAGGACAGTTCGGCCGGCTCGGCCAGCAGCTCCGTCCAACTCGAAGCGCCGGAAAGGGCGTTCGGGCCGTAGGGGACGTGGACGACCCGCTCGACGGTGGGCAGCCGGGAGGCGATCTCGGCGACCTCGGCGCGGCGGTCGACGTCGCGTTCCCCGTAGCGGTAACCGGCGACGGTCAGCAGCACCTTCGGTTCGAGCTGGGCGAACCGGTCGACCACGCTGCGCTGGCCGAACTCCGGTGCGCAGGCCGCCCAGACGGCGCCGATGCTGGCGGTGGCGAGGAAGGCCACCAGCGTCTCCGGGATGTTCGGCAGGTAGGCGACG contains the following coding sequences:
- a CDS encoding acetoacetyl-CoA synthetase (AMP-binding enzyme; cl15778;~Domain of unknown function (DUF3448); pfam11930;~acetoacetyl-CoA synthetase [Amycolatopsis mediterranei U32];~acetoacetyl-CoA synthetase; Provisional;~identified by MetaGeneAnnotator; putative), with translation MSEILSTPGPAVRDESEIGRYLHWLESQRQLSFPDYDSLWQWSVTDLDGFWSSIWEFFDVRPHTPPAAALGRRAMPDTEWFPGATLNYAEHALGRDEDLGSVAVVARSQTRAPIELTFGELRDQVARARAGLLRLGVRKGDRVVAYLPNIPETLVAFLATASIGAVWAACAPEFGQRSVVDRFAQLEPKVLLTVAGYRYGERDVDRRAEVAEIASRLPTVERVVHVPYGPNALSGASSWTELLAEPAELSFEPVPFDHPLFVLFSSGTTGIPKAIVHRHGGILLEHLKNNALSWDLKPGDRMLWFSTTAWMLWNTLVSALLVRASIVMIDGNPVHPDLREQWRIAEETGTTLMGVSPGYLMACRKAGIRPAEEFDLSRLRQLGAAGSPLAADGFRWVAEQFGEQVLLNVGCGGTDVCTGILQGSPLQTVRAGEISGPCLGVAAYAYDSAGERVVGELGELVITEPMPSMPVGFWGDTDGSRYRAAYFEEYPGVWRHGDWVRFAPEGHCIVAGRSDATLNRGGVRLGTAEFYAVVEDLPGIEDSLVVHIEDPEGGNGELLLFVAGPAELDDALRAGIARALRSALSPRHVPDVIERVPAVPRNRTGKKLEVPVKRILLGAAPESVASTDVLADPGSLAPFVAYAAGRAAGSAS